One Amycolatopsis thermophila DNA segment encodes these proteins:
- a CDS encoding GAF domain-containing sensor histidine kinase — MEPTLAARALSAATEITTAALSGGDPDAVLDSVVHRAAELAGADLCLVMVRADDGKVSVEAAHGTHYEDPRGVVLPAESAAGQVARGGVTVVADDMTVDPRTAPYVPSELRRFGPFAAAPFGSGGRVLGALAVYRERSGRPFDEATVEVLTAFAAQVGVVLALAEAANDRHRITLYQERERIARELHDVIVQRLYAAGMQLDRVRRRMRKRFAATDATRLGEAIDQLDQTIEEIRHTVRELRSPEPEAEKPPSTDLAESARAEVRIAGELLGFPPTLELSGELADIPAERADHIRAALREALSNVVRHSGASETRVTLVRDANEVRLRVRDNGAGVPQDVQTRGLRHLEERAKRAGGKFYLNSSPSLGTLVAFELPLDKRAS, encoded by the coding sequence ATGGAACCCACGCTCGCCGCCCGCGCGCTGTCCGCGGCCACGGAGATCACCACCGCCGCCCTGTCCGGCGGCGACCCCGACGCGGTCCTCGACTCGGTGGTGCACCGGGCCGCCGAACTGGCCGGTGCCGACCTGTGCCTGGTGATGGTGCGGGCGGACGACGGCAAGGTGTCCGTCGAGGCCGCCCACGGCACCCACTACGAGGACCCGCGCGGGGTGGTGCTGCCGGCCGAGTCCGCGGCCGGTCAGGTCGCCCGCGGTGGCGTCACCGTGGTGGCCGACGACATGACCGTCGACCCGCGCACCGCCCCGTACGTGCCGTCCGAGCTGCGCCGGTTCGGGCCGTTCGCCGCCGCTCCGTTCGGGTCCGGTGGCCGGGTGCTGGGCGCGCTGGCCGTGTACCGGGAGCGGTCCGGCCGGCCGTTCGACGAGGCCACGGTCGAGGTGCTGACGGCGTTCGCCGCGCAGGTCGGCGTCGTGCTGGCGCTGGCCGAGGCCGCGAACGACCGGCACCGCATCACGCTCTACCAGGAGCGCGAGCGCATCGCGCGCGAACTGCACGACGTGATCGTGCAGCGGTTGTACGCCGCCGGGATGCAGCTCGACCGCGTGCGCCGCCGGATGCGCAAGCGGTTCGCCGCCACCGACGCGACCCGGCTCGGCGAGGCGATCGACCAGCTCGACCAGACCATCGAGGAGATCCGGCACACCGTGCGCGAGCTGCGGTCGCCGGAGCCCGAGGCGGAGAAGCCGCCGTCGACCGACCTGGCGGAGTCGGCGCGCGCCGAAGTGCGGATCGCCGGGGAGCTGCTCGGCTTCCCGCCCACGCTGGAGCTGTCCGGCGAGCTGGCCGACATCCCGGCCGAGCGGGCCGACCACATCCGCGCCGCGCTGCGCGAGGCGCTGTCCAATGTGGTCCGGCACTCCGGGGCGAGCGAGACCAGGGTGACGCTGGTGCGCGACGCGAACGAGGTGCGCCTGCGCGTGCGCGACAACGGCGCGGGCGTGCCGCAGGACGTGCAGACCCGCGGCCTGCGGCACCTCGAGGAACGCGCCAAGCGCGCGGGCGGCAAGTTCTACCTCAACTCCTCGCCGAGCCTCGGCACGCTCGTCGCGTTCGAGCTGCCGCTGGACAAGCGCGCCAGTTGA
- the cydD gene encoding thiol reductant ABC exporter subunit CydD: MSFPGRSVLPAPVSTTDTTRPGKGPLGALPLLSAAARRALALSGLLALGNAAALVAQAFLLASACAAVVAGHGVVAGQLIALGGVVAARALIAWALRVVAARAAAGAKEELRAKVVDRALRLGPEWIARRGPGELTALTTKGLDALDAYFTDYLPALVTAAVVPLGAGAAVLFADWPSAVIIALTVPLLPAFAILVGKYTADRSAAATDALQRMSGHLLELVRALPVLAAFRRAEAQAEAVRRVSEQHRRATLKTLRVAFSSAFVLELAATLSVALVAVAIGMRLVGGDLPLAIGLGVLILAPECYQPLRAVGAAFHASEDGVEAVRRVTDVLAEPVAPEGTAVPGRGEVRVEGLRVERRGGFAPDGETFTLRPGTLTRLDSPSGAGKSTTLAVLLGFVRPSAGTVLVDGVPLSEVDMPAFRRDVAWVPQNPSFTGGTVRAELGLALAEALDPVEVDALLIELNLAGLADAPVHELSTGQRQRVAVARALLRVRHGAWLLLLDEPTAHQDAANAALVDAAIRSTLPLGTAVLLAAHHRQSALPALRPAEAAPHVASAPVARKEPLRGVVSRRLVGGAGVGALALLAGVALTATSGWLIAKASQQPPILTLTVAVVGVRAFGLGRAALRYLERLITHDAAFRIAGRLRVRLWRGLVRLGPARALGLRSGEGQRRLVADVDTVRDLLPRVVTPPLIAVLVLAGAIAVQTILLPAAGLVLAVAVLVGAVAAPAVALRLERRATATLASGRRTVSAHVLGLFDAAAELIAFGAHSIRRAELADADGRLVRQARSQAFGAGAADALITLVTGAAAVAGVGLAAGAGIEPVLAPVLALVPLALAEVLAMLPPVAQHWDPLRASMARIADVEKSPAQPPVDTGPIAFEHADLGWTTPVLTDVDLRIPDGAHVAVVGPSGAGKSTLLAALLGFLPAQRGRLTTAAHVAWAPQEPQLVSTTVAENLRLADPHAGDDRLREALRLACLDLPLDTVLGGAGTGLSGGQAQRLAVARALVAAPRADLVLLDEPTAHLDEPTARRLRANLRVALAGKTVVHVTHHPEEAAEADLVLEVGDGQVSARMPVLEGGYA; this comes from the coding sequence ATGAGCTTTCCCGGACGCTCCGTCCTTCCCGCACCGGTGTCCACAACGGACACCACGCGTCCGGGAAAGGGTCCGCTCGGCGCGCTGCCCTTGTTGTCCGCGGCCGCGCGCCGGGCGCTCGCCCTCTCCGGCCTGCTCGCGCTCGGCAACGCCGCGGCGCTGGTCGCGCAGGCGTTCCTGCTGGCATCCGCGTGCGCCGCGGTGGTGGCCGGGCACGGCGTCGTCGCCGGTCAGCTGATCGCCCTCGGCGGGGTGGTCGCCGCCCGCGCCCTGATCGCGTGGGCGTTGCGGGTGGTCGCCGCGCGGGCCGCCGCCGGTGCCAAGGAGGAGCTGCGCGCGAAGGTCGTCGACCGCGCGCTGCGGCTCGGTCCGGAGTGGATCGCGCGGCGCGGCCCCGGCGAGCTGACCGCGTTGACCACCAAGGGCCTGGACGCGCTCGACGCGTACTTCACCGACTACCTGCCCGCGCTCGTGACCGCCGCGGTGGTGCCGCTGGGCGCGGGCGCGGCCGTGCTGTTCGCGGACTGGCCGTCCGCGGTGATCATCGCGCTGACCGTGCCGCTGCTGCCGGCGTTCGCGATCCTCGTCGGCAAGTACACCGCCGACCGGTCCGCCGCCGCGACCGACGCGCTGCAGCGGATGTCCGGTCACCTGCTCGAACTCGTGCGGGCCCTGCCGGTGCTGGCCGCCTTCCGCCGCGCGGAGGCGCAGGCCGAGGCGGTTCGACGGGTGTCCGAGCAGCACCGGCGCGCGACGCTGAAGACCCTGCGGGTCGCGTTCTCCTCGGCGTTCGTGCTGGAACTGGCCGCGACGCTGTCGGTCGCGCTGGTCGCCGTGGCCATCGGCATGCGCCTGGTCGGCGGCGACCTGCCGCTCGCGATCGGGCTCGGCGTGCTGATCCTGGCGCCGGAGTGCTACCAGCCGCTGCGCGCGGTCGGCGCGGCCTTCCACGCCAGCGAGGACGGCGTCGAAGCGGTCCGCCGGGTCACCGACGTGCTCGCCGAACCGGTCGCGCCGGAGGGGACCGCGGTGCCGGGGCGCGGGGAGGTGCGGGTCGAGGGCCTGCGCGTGGAGCGGCGCGGCGGTTTCGCGCCGGACGGGGAGACGTTCACGCTGCGCCCCGGCACGCTCACCCGGCTCGACTCGCCCAGCGGCGCCGGTAAATCGACCACGCTCGCGGTGCTGCTGGGCTTCGTGCGGCCGTCCGCGGGGACGGTGCTCGTCGACGGCGTGCCGCTGTCCGAGGTCGACATGCCGGCTTTCCGCCGCGACGTCGCGTGGGTGCCGCAGAACCCGTCGTTCACCGGCGGCACCGTGCGTGCCGAGCTGGGGCTGGCCCTCGCCGAGGCGCTCGATCCGGTCGAGGTCGACGCGCTGCTCATCGAACTGAACCTCGCCGGGCTGGCCGACGCGCCGGTCCACGAGCTGTCCACCGGCCAGCGCCAGCGGGTGGCGGTCGCGCGGGCGCTGCTGCGGGTCCGGCACGGCGCGTGGCTGCTGCTGCTCGACGAGCCGACTGCGCACCAGGACGCCGCCAACGCCGCCCTGGTCGACGCCGCCATCCGGTCGACCCTGCCGCTCGGCACGGCCGTCCTCCTGGCCGCGCACCACCGGCAGAGCGCACTGCCGGCACTCCGGCCCGCCGAGGCCGCCCCGCACGTCGCCTCGGCGCCCGTCGCGAGGAAGGAACCGCTCCGGGGAGTGGTGAGCCGCCGGCTGGTCGGTGGTGCCGGCGTGGGGGCGCTGGCGTTGCTGGCCGGGGTGGCGCTGACCGCGACCTCGGGCTGGCTCATCGCCAAGGCCTCGCAGCAGCCGCCGATCCTGACGCTGACCGTCGCGGTCGTCGGGGTGCGGGCCTTCGGGCTCGGCCGCGCGGCCCTGCGCTACCTGGAACGGCTGATCACGCACGACGCCGCGTTCCGGATCGCCGGGCGGCTGCGGGTCCGGCTGTGGCGGGGGCTGGTCCGGCTCGGGCCCGCCCGCGCGCTCGGCCTGCGGTCCGGCGAGGGGCAGCGGCGGCTGGTCGCCGACGTCGACACCGTCCGCGACCTGCTGCCGCGCGTGGTCACGCCACCGCTGATCGCGGTGCTCGTCCTGGCCGGGGCGATCGCCGTGCAGACGATCCTGCTGCCGGCCGCCGGGCTCGTCCTGGCCGTCGCCGTGCTGGTCGGCGCCGTCGCCGCGCCCGCAGTGGCGTTGCGGCTGGAAAGGCGGGCGACCGCGACCCTCGCGAGTGGACGCCGGACGGTGAGCGCCCACGTCCTCGGCCTGTTCGACGCCGCCGCCGAGCTGATCGCGTTCGGGGCGCACTCGATCCGCCGGGCCGAACTGGCCGACGCCGACGGCCGGCTGGTGCGCCAGGCCCGGAGCCAGGCCTTCGGCGCGGGCGCGGCCGACGCGCTCATCACGCTGGTCACCGGTGCCGCCGCGGTCGCCGGGGTCGGGCTGGCCGCGGGGGCCGGCATCGAGCCGGTGCTCGCGCCCGTCCTCGCGCTGGTGCCGCTCGCGCTGGCCGAGGTGCTCGCGATGCTCCCGCCGGTCGCCCAGCACTGGGATCCGTTGCGCGCCTCGATGGCCCGCATCGCCGACGTCGAGAAGTCGCCGGCGCAACCGCCGGTGGACACCGGTCCGATCGCGTTCGAGCACGCCGACCTCGGCTGGACCACCCCGGTCCTGACCGACGTCGACCTGCGGATCCCGGACGGCGCGCACGTCGCCGTCGTCGGGCCGTCCGGGGCGGGCAAGTCGACCCTGCTCGCCGCCCTGCTCGGGTTCCTGCCCGCCCAGCGCGGTCGTCTCACCACGGCCGCCCACGTCGCCTGGGCGCCCCAGGAGCCGCAGCTGGTCTCGACCACCGTCGCGGAGAACCTGCGCCTGGCCGACCCGCACGCCGGCGACGACCGGTTGCGCGAAGCCCTGCGGCTGGCCTGCCTGGACCTCCCGCTCGACACCGTCCTCGGCGGCGCCGGCACTGGCCTGTCCGGCGGCCAGGCCCAGCGGCTCGCGGTCGCGCGGGCGCTCGTCGCGGCGCCGCGGGCGGACCTCGTGCTGCTCGACGAGCCCACCGCGCACCTCGACGAACCGACCGCCCGGCGGCTGCGCGCCAACCTCCGCGTCGCGCTGGCCGGCAAGACGGTCGTGCACGTCACCCACCACCCCGAGGAGGCGGCCGAGGCCGACCTCGTCCTGGAGGTGGGCGACGGGCAGGTCAGCGCGCGGATGCCCGTCCTGGAAGGCGGCTACGCTTGA